Proteins encoded together in one Sceloporus undulatus isolate JIND9_A2432 ecotype Alabama chromosome 4, SceUnd_v1.1, whole genome shotgun sequence window:
- the LOC121927597 gene encoding phosphate carrier protein, mitochondrial-like isoform X2 codes for MVRVSSSQHISWLCRIVASSTKSQAFSSQEKMDVKPPRWSLYPHPRFWAQLWMVLCPTPWSTEGENDDSRSPHLHHSDYSVMHAEAAKTVAVHRRRLFLSAASASKQKSHPEPHEEYCCEYGSLSYLVLCSLGGVLSCGATHTAVVPLDVVKCRMQVEPGRYRGLVQGLNLTVREEGLRGLVKGWAPTAIGYSMQGLGKFGLYEYFKIYYSDLLGPEQAYLWRTSVYLAASASAEFFADIALAPMEAVKVRIQTQHGYANTLREAVPKMYFEEGLWAFYKGVSPLWMRQIPYTMMKFSCFERTVEALYKYVVPKPRDKCSKMEQLGVTFVGGYIAGIFCAIVSHPADSVVSVLNKEKGSTAIGVLRRLGMYGIWKGLFTRILMIGTLTALQWFIYDSVKVYLRLPRPPPPEMPASLKKKLSHK; via the coding sequence ATGGTCCGGGTGTCTTCCTCTCAACATATATCATGGCTGTGTAGAATAGTGGCCTCTTCCACCAAGAGCCAAGCCTTCAGCAGCCAGGAGAAAATGGACGTGAAGCCCCCCAGATGGAGCCTATACCCTCACCCCAGGTTCTGGGCACAGCTCTGGATGGTTCTCTGCCCCACGCCTTGGAGCACAGAAGGAGAAAATGATGACAGCCGTTCACCCCATCTTCATCACAGCGATTATAGTGTAATGCATGCAGAAGCTGCCAAAACCGTCGCTGTGCACCGACGCCGGCTCTTCCTATCGGCCGCTTCTGCATCCAAGCAGAAGAGCCACCCTGAACCTCACGAGGAGTATTGCTGTGAATATGGGTCGCTGTCCTATCTGGTGCTGTGCTCCCTGGGGGGTGTCTTGAGCTGTGGTGCGACCCACACAGCAGTTGTGCCGCTGGACGTGGTGAAGTGCCGGATGCAGGTGGAACCAGGCCGCTACCGGGGGCTTGTGCAAGGCCTTAATCTCACCGTGCGAGAGGAAGGGCTGCGTGGTCTGGTCAAGGGGTGGGCCCCAACAGCCATAGGTTACTCAATGCAAGGGCTTGGCAAGTTTGGTCTCTACGAGTACTTCAAGATCTATTACTCTGACTTGTTGGGTCCTGAACAGGCATATCTGTGGCGAACCAGCGTCTACCTTGCTGCTTCAGCCAGTGCTGAGTTTTTCGCTGACATTGCCTTGGCCCCAATGGAAGCGGTCAAGGTACGAATTCAGACCCAGCATGGCTATGCGAACACGCTGCGGGAGGCAGTTCCCAAGATGTACTTTGAAGAAGGACTGTGGGCTTTCTATAAAGGCGTGTCTCCATTGTGGATGCGCCAGATCCCGTATACCATGATGAAGTTTTCCTGCTTTGAACGAACGGTGGAGGCTCTGTATAAATACGTCGTACCCAAGCCGCGTGATAAGTGCAGCAAGATGGAACAACTTGGGGTCACGTTTGTTGGTGGCTATATTGCTGGCATCTTCTGTGCTATAGTCTCACATCCAGCTGATTCTGTGGTGTCTGTGCTCAACAAAGAAAAGGGCAGCACTGCCATAGGTGTCCTCAGGAGGTTGGGCATGTATGGCATCTGGAAAGGCCTTTTCACACGCATCCTGATGATTGGCACCCTCACCGCCCTGCAGTGGTTCATTTATGACTCTGTTAAGGTTTATCTTAGGCTGCCTCGCCCCCCACCACCTGAGATGCCTGCTTCTttgaaaaagaaactctctcATAAATAG
- the LOC121927597 gene encoding phosphate carrier protein, mitochondrial-like isoform X1 has protein sequence MYQGKCRPWNEEARMVRVSSSQHISWLCRIVASSTKSQAFSSQEKMDVKPPRWSLYPHPRFWAQLWMVLCPTPWSTEGENDDSRSPHLHHSDYSVMHAEAAKTVAVHRRRLFLSAASASKQKSHPEPHEEYCCEYGSLSYLVLCSLGGVLSCGATHTAVVPLDVVKCRMQVEPGRYRGLVQGLNLTVREEGLRGLVKGWAPTAIGYSMQGLGKFGLYEYFKIYYSDLLGPEQAYLWRTSVYLAASASAEFFADIALAPMEAVKVRIQTQHGYANTLREAVPKMYFEEGLWAFYKGVSPLWMRQIPYTMMKFSCFERTVEALYKYVVPKPRDKCSKMEQLGVTFVGGYIAGIFCAIVSHPADSVVSVLNKEKGSTAIGVLRRLGMYGIWKGLFTRILMIGTLTALQWFIYDSVKVYLRLPRPPPPEMPASLKKKLSHK, from the coding sequence ACCAAGGAAAGTGCAGGCCTTGGAACGAGGAAGCCAGGATGGTCCGGGTGTCTTCCTCTCAACATATATCATGGCTGTGTAGAATAGTGGCCTCTTCCACCAAGAGCCAAGCCTTCAGCAGCCAGGAGAAAATGGACGTGAAGCCCCCCAGATGGAGCCTATACCCTCACCCCAGGTTCTGGGCACAGCTCTGGATGGTTCTCTGCCCCACGCCTTGGAGCACAGAAGGAGAAAATGATGACAGCCGTTCACCCCATCTTCATCACAGCGATTATAGTGTAATGCATGCAGAAGCTGCCAAAACCGTCGCTGTGCACCGACGCCGGCTCTTCCTATCGGCCGCTTCTGCATCCAAGCAGAAGAGCCACCCTGAACCTCACGAGGAGTATTGCTGTGAATATGGGTCGCTGTCCTATCTGGTGCTGTGCTCCCTGGGGGGTGTCTTGAGCTGTGGTGCGACCCACACAGCAGTTGTGCCGCTGGACGTGGTGAAGTGCCGGATGCAGGTGGAACCAGGCCGCTACCGGGGGCTTGTGCAAGGCCTTAATCTCACCGTGCGAGAGGAAGGGCTGCGTGGTCTGGTCAAGGGGTGGGCCCCAACAGCCATAGGTTACTCAATGCAAGGGCTTGGCAAGTTTGGTCTCTACGAGTACTTCAAGATCTATTACTCTGACTTGTTGGGTCCTGAACAGGCATATCTGTGGCGAACCAGCGTCTACCTTGCTGCTTCAGCCAGTGCTGAGTTTTTCGCTGACATTGCCTTGGCCCCAATGGAAGCGGTCAAGGTACGAATTCAGACCCAGCATGGCTATGCGAACACGCTGCGGGAGGCAGTTCCCAAGATGTACTTTGAAGAAGGACTGTGGGCTTTCTATAAAGGCGTGTCTCCATTGTGGATGCGCCAGATCCCGTATACCATGATGAAGTTTTCCTGCTTTGAACGAACGGTGGAGGCTCTGTATAAATACGTCGTACCCAAGCCGCGTGATAAGTGCAGCAAGATGGAACAACTTGGGGTCACGTTTGTTGGTGGCTATATTGCTGGCATCTTCTGTGCTATAGTCTCACATCCAGCTGATTCTGTGGTGTCTGTGCTCAACAAAGAAAAGGGCAGCACTGCCATAGGTGTCCTCAGGAGGTTGGGCATGTATGGCATCTGGAAAGGCCTTTTCACACGCATCCTGATGATTGGCACCCTCACCGCCCTGCAGTGGTTCATTTATGACTCTGTTAAGGTTTATCTTAGGCTGCCTCGCCCCCCACCACCTGAGATGCCTGCTTCTttgaaaaagaaactctctcATAAATAG